A segment of the Lycium ferocissimum isolate CSIRO_LF1 chromosome 10, AGI_CSIRO_Lferr_CH_V1, whole genome shotgun sequence genome:
ccgccactgatcaGCTCAAGACACTATCCTCTCCATTAGGAAATCGGTCCTAGCCAAGATGTAACATATTTTGAATAGTTGCTAGCACTGCACTATTGGTTGTACTATATGGATTTCTAACATGTATGATGATGCTAAATGAAGGTGACTAAGAGGGATTACGCACCAGAATCCGTGTGGAAGAACTGGCAATGGGTATCGGAGGGCGATTCTTTCTTAAATGGAGCTTACTTTGTGGAGTCAGGGCCACAAACCAAGAAAAAAGCTGCATTGACAAAACCTCATAGGATCAAGTTCAAGCCTGGTTCATATGCAGGCCGACTCACGCGCTATGCTGGTGCGCGCAAATGCAAAATCGGTACACCTTGTTAATCGATGATCCTCTTACGTGCGTAATATTATGCATCTGTGAGAAGGAGCTAGGTAGATTTGTGAGTTTTGACAGTAGGAAAATAGgataagaaagaaatggttctgATAAAAGTTGttgtcttttttgttttagtttctTTCCCTGTCAATTCTTGTGACAGAATAAGGTAAGTACAGGTATTGTCAAAGAATGAACCAATTCTcgtgtaaaaagaaaaagaaggtaacTTTGATTTCTAGAAATTTATGTTCTCTGTTTGTATTCAGTGTAGGCTGTATGTTCCCAAGAGTGACATTTTTATAGTTCGAGTCTAAGACAGTCAGAGGAGgatgaaaatttgaagtttacGGATTTGAGATTCAAGTTCTTTAAAGTTATTGGATTTTAAATTAATAGTTTGTACATATAGACAAATACAAGATTTGAACCAAAGCTACTTAGTTTGGTCGAACCTATAAGTTATATACTGGCTCTGCCACGGAAGACAGTGGATGCACATGCACCAATTACTTGTATGTGAGATTCCAATTGACAGATAGATACATGGTTCAAGCAGCTGGAAAAGTGCAACTAAGCTTTGATATAGAGACAAATTGCTAATTTATACAAAGAGAATTGGAAGATTCATGTAGTCCAGCTAATTTATACCAAAAAGCGTTGTGGTGGGATGAATATGATCTACACATTTTTAATCAAAGGTCTTGAGTTTGAGTTCCAGGTATGGAAAAAATCCCGTTCGGGAGCAACTTCCCCTTAAATGGGCCTTACACAACGTGAATTCGATATATGTTGATCAAACAGGATCTCATTTGGTTAGgggaaattatttttccaaatttaatattacaatatcatattAGCATACACTTAATTCTTTGGGAAGCagagtggtattatttttaTCAGCTTACTAATtaatgtaaataattttataaataattactCATTAACTGGTctgattggaaaaaaaatataaaaatggtCATTATCTTTAGTAGTAGgtttaaaatagtcccttaagtattaGTTGAGCAATTTTGATCctttaaatttatcaaaaataagCACTTTCGGTTTGATATTTATAAAACTCTGattattaaaatttaatcaGAATTGTTAAAGTAGAAAATATTTAACGGGAAACAATTCAAAAATGCATTTTGTTTCCAACTAAAAATGTTAGAAACTTGGAAAATCTCCAAAATTCTATTATAAAAATCTTGTCTTCTCAACTTCAGCTTCTGTCTTCATTGCCTCTATCTATCAAACCTATTGTTAGTCTGTTACACTCCAAGAGTACTACTGTTCTGCCTCTCCCCAAATATAGGTCTGGTTACTTTGGAACTGAGACGCAGTTGTCTTTCTAGGGTGTAgttggttggtcaaaatttagTAATTATTTTCTCTAAGAAAACATCTTCCGAGtgagaaaaatgattttcttaatGAAAGTAAGAAAAAACAAGTCCAACACACCCCATCCCACCCAACTACCATGGTCCCCGTCCCCCTCACCCCCACCCCATCCCCATATTGCTTGTGTAAGttatatacaaatgcttttaagacaatatattttttgtttagttACCAAACACAAGAACATAAATAAGAAACACACttatttttcaggaaaatattttacgagaaagaaaatattttctttcgcACCAAACGCACCCTTAAAGTAGGCTTCTTTGTCAATGAGTCATCATATCCTCCGTTGAAAACATACTATTTCATTTTGTAGGTGCTTATACAGCAATGCTTAATTAGCATATTTGGTGCTTATGCTAGTAGTTTTGTCACTTtgctttttacttttttcctttttgaatcATTTGGCCTAGGAATTCAAGTTTTGGCTACAGCTTCAATTTGAATACCTTAAGGAGTAAATGGGTTTTTGTGGTAGCCACTATTTTCTtgattgttatttaatttttattatcttGAAGACAAGCTATTGTAGGGCTGGACGTTcggtcggttcggttcggtttcctAAATTcagttcggtttttcggttttcggtttgtAAAAAATGGGAACCGAAAATATTCTGGTGTGCTAGGCGTAGAGGAACCACACCAATCCATCCCGAACTTGGTGGTTAAACTCTACTGCGGTGACGATACTGTAGGGGAGGTCCTGCGGAAAAATAGCTCGACGCCAGGATGATAAAATTGCTTTTgtattgttttttctttttacccttCTTTGTGTCTGATTCCGCGTAATCTTTTTCAAGATCCTTTTTATGTTTTGAGAGAACAGGGCTTGAGAGTGAGAGTGGGGTCCGCAGTTCGGTTTGGTTTATTCGGTTTAGATATGGAAACTTTCCCATAGCCAcaagtaggggtgtacaaagtaaaccgacaaaccgcatcaaaccgataaaccgagtcaaaccgaaaaaaaaactcgactagtgatttggtttgacttagtttggtgttgagaaaaaaaacccgatcataattggtttggtttggttttaactaaaaaaagtcaaaccgaaccaaaccaacccgatattacatgtattcaatttttaaaatattttatatataaaaatatttatttgtaatggaatttataaatatttcttttattttttcatttttttttttatctattatcatattattcaagcttgaacttagaattttgaatgtcaataagttttatatcctatggatatttgtaactcaaataaagttcaaaCCAAAACCCACTTTCAACACTAacgctaacaaaagaaattcaatttaccactaggaatgacaataatgttggatatctattctttagttttgcataattagtttagagagtgaaaatacataacttaagtttttttctttgtcatgtaattaatacttattagccgtgcttattttagcatgacttagtatttttagattatggtcattttctttatggcttgttaattagcaatatttattttaaccgattttattagtttttgttgaatattttaatacaatgtcatcactcttctcacattttgtgttattttcttaagaaacaccttaattatatagttgtatcttactaggacagaaatatttgaagtaaaagttatatgtattgtatcaagactattccgaaaaaaaaaaacccgaaaaacccgaggttgaaaaacccgaattttattggtttggtttggtgtataaatttaaaaacccgacgcgattggtttggtttggtgtttaaaaaatccgaaccaaccgggtccatgtacacccctagccACAAGTAGGCGGTTGGACAATTTCAAGCAATTTTTAACAAACATAAGCTAAAATTAGAGCGATGTTTTCTAAGCTCAGAGGAAACAGGAAACAGTAACAGTACTAGTACATCTCAACAGGAGCAAAGCCGTCACATATAGAGAGACCAGAAAGagacacacaatatatatatatatatataacacagtCACAACACAGACCATACATTAGCTAAAAGGGCTGTTGATTAGAGCTAAGACAAAATCATTGGcctatataattttttttgcttgGGTAGATATTAGATAGGGCTTCACTAATTGGGTTGGATATTTTATTTTGGGATTGGGCCTCTTTAGTTTATTATTTATGGGTAAAActccaataatatatatatatatatatatatatatatatatatatatatatatatatatatatatatatatatatatatatatatatatatataatagggCTTCACTAATTGGGTTGGATATTTTATTTTGGGATTGGGCCTCTTTAGTTTATTATTTATGGGTAGAactccaatatatatatataattcggtttttcggtttaaccgaatTTAATTTTGCATAAACGGAAAACAGAACCGAACCGAAGTtaatttcggtttcggtttttcggtttattTGGTCCGGTTTGGTCTGTTTTTTCGGTTTGAACCGAAGTATGCCCAGCCCTAAGCTATTGTTGTCTTAAAATGCATGCTATTTACCCGTATTAGAACAAAAATGGGCTTGAATAGAGGGGAACCAGATAAAAAGAGATGGGccatttgcaggattgcccttcgctggaggtggtctttaatttttacccctcaaaatggtggtctttaaaatttgcccttcaggcagaaattctgccttaaggcagaatttacATGGGCAGATTTGCAAAAATTCTGCCTAGCGAAATTTTggcttgcaatttttttttttttttaactgagctaGGATTCAAACCCACAACCTCAGAGTGTTAGGCGAAGGGGGatacttaaagaccaccaatttgaagggcaaaaattaaagaccaccccaaatgaagggcaatccgcgaaaaaaaaaaagaaacaaaagagatTCTTATACACAACCCCAAGTAGTGTGGGCATGAGGTTTAATTGATTTATCATTCCATTTATATCAGCTAAGATCTTTTTTAAGGAACTTACGTAAATGTACCCTTCGGCCAACTAGTTTACCAACATGCCCGAAGTATATTCTACTTATATACTTCGActgtatatgttgtgtataggtatatatattatatgtatagtatattTATATCTAGAATAAAGTATACACTACTTCAACACTGTGTACATACTTCGTATATTTGACGGTAATTTCCCCCCTTTTCAATACCACTACATATTTTGAAGTTTCTTGATATTTTCTCATAAAAGAAGCCCAAAGAAAATATTCCATCAATTTAAATAATTACAATTTGCATATTTGAATAAATATGCTCCATCTTCCTATCTGCAAAGCAAGAGTATCCTAGAGAATTGTGGGGCACAATACGAAACTTGCTACTTTTTGAAATCTGTAGTTTCTTGAATCCAATGCAGCCTGATCTAAATTAGATAGAGCAAACATGTGGTCAGAGCTAGCGGTGAAAATAAGATTTTCACTAAggagattcaaaatttaaaaataaaataaaaaataaacacaaGAAGAACCCAAGGGGATTCAACATCAACTTTATAAAAGAATAATTTTGACTACAATGTAATTTTCTGATGAAGTTCCCTTATGCTATCTTCCTAATTAGGTGAAGTCAACCTGAAGGTGCATACTCACTATACCAAGACTATTGGCTATTAAATAACTGAATTATGGTTGAcatgtaataatattttatgttggtaTGATGTTGATGTTCTTGGCAAGTATTGTATGTTTAAAAATAGATGTATTTATTAATCCATATGGCTTGCTGTATAATCACTTAAATAATTAGATGTCAATCTGTAAATTTAGCCGTCAGCGTGTAAGGACACACTTATTATTTTACAACTTTTTGACACACTCATTCCATCTGAAAAAGGTTCCATGGCCTACTTCTTATCAATTAATAAGTTAAAGAATTTAATCAGGTGAGAATTTAGTCTTCTTGGTAATTACATATTTAAAGGTTGGTGTAACAGTTAAATCCTCATGGCCTACTTCTTTATCAATTAATAAGTTAATATTAATGTATATCAATCTGCAGGTGTACAATAATTGTATTTCAACTTGTTGACACActcattcacttttttttttttttcatctgaAAATGGTTCCATGGTTCTGTGTCTTTActattttttcttccttcttgttCAACAAATCAAGTGCCGAGCTCATAACTTCTCTTCCTGGACAACCtccaaatattttcttcaaacaGTACTCTGGTTATATTGTTACAAATTCTCAACATGGCAGAGCTTTATTTTATTACTTTGTTGAAGCAGATTCAGAAAATGCAGCATCACTTCCCCTTACTGTCTGGCTCAATGGAGGTACATTGATTTCTCTAATTAATAACATCAATTTTTGGCACAATACATCGATATCCCCTTAAACTTGCCAGTAactttcatttagacacttgaactaCGACTTATTTCGATTGAACACCTGAATGCATGATAAAGTATTCCTATTAGACACGTTCAATTATGAGCATTAGactcaacaagtcataaaacCTCAGACTTGTTCCAATTGATGATGATGCATATAATTAAAAGAGAagacatattttatgtgattaacaTCTTTACGTAATGACCACTTGACTTTTCCAAAATTATGAGCCAAAAGTGTCCAGTGGGAGcattttatcatgtgttcaggtGCTCAATTTAAATAAGTTATAGTTTGAGCATCTAAATAAAACTTACCGGCAAGTTCAAGGGTTGTGGATGTATTCAGCCTTAATTTTCGCTTATAAGACctgaaatgaaaaggaaaaaaaaaaaacaaagatcgTTTAATTTATTGAATCTAAAATCTTAGGCCCTGGTTGTTCATCTGTTGGTTATGGTGCTTTTATGGAGCATGGTCCTTTTCGGCCAGGGAAAGATGGGAGCCTAGTGAAAAACAAGTATTCTTGGAATTTGGGTAATGTTTCTTATTTCTTGAATGATCATATTGAAAAGATTCTACACCCGAAAATCTGATAACAGTGACTGATTTATATTAGTAAACATGAAACAGAATCGAACATGCTATACGTGGACTCCCCGATTGGGGTAGGATTTTCATACTCAAATACAAGCTCAGATCACATCAATTGGGATGATGCTGCAACTGGTACACCAGTTTTCCTGAAATAGCCAATAATATTTGCAAGTCAATGCAGGAAATATTTGTTTTTACTCGTTCTAATCTTTCTACAGCTAAGGAGAATCTCCAATTCATCCTCAACTGGTTCGAGAAGTTCCCCCAATATAGAAACTCGGAAGTGTACATAACTGGGGAGAGTTATGCAGGTTGACGTATCTGAACTGGCCTAATCTATATGGTCCTTTTGttgtacagtcaaacctctctataataacATCGTTTATCCCAATATTTTCTGACTGCTATAGCGAAATGCTGTTTAAGAGAACAAATAATATAACACAACATGAAAGATCGGTTCCACAGAAAACATATATGTTACAGTGAAATGTTGtgatagagaggtctgactgtatatACTCATTCATTTTGAATACTAAGATTTGTTCAGCTAACATATTTTTGGTTCTTAGGTCACTATATACCACAGTTTGCAGCATTACTGCTTGATTACAACAGAATGTCCAATGTCAAACCGATCAAACTTAAATCAATCGCAGTAACGTTTACATTATCCTTGAACTACCAAACTATGTTTTCATATTCCAGCTATTTGTTGATAATTGATTCTTTTTCAAATCTTCACTTAATCCAATGAATTTGCAGCTGGGAAATCCACTGCTAGATATTGAAATAAGCGTGAGGTCTGCTGAATATCTATGGGCTCATGGTGTCATTTCCGATGAACTGCTTGATATGCAAACAACAATCTGTAATGAAACAAGGTACATGCTGGAGTATATACATAATGACATATCTAACGAATGTGCGGAAGTGTTGAAACTCGGAATGGAAgagatgggaaatgaaatagTTAAGGATGATATACTCTTGCCAGCATGTGTATCAGCAGGACAACTACGGGCCCTTGGAAACCTCGGCACAATACACGAGAAGGTATGAAAATCTAAGCTCCATGAGAACTATGTTTCAGACATAATATCACCCACTCGAATTGGAGCATAACTTGTTGCAGCTATTCTTTTGACAGCTTTATAATAAAGTAGGAAAAATTGCAGATCCATGCCTTACTGAATGGATAAATCTGTACCTTAACAAGCCAGAAGTTCAAAAGGCACTACATGCCAACACCACTTACCTGCCATATGCCTGGGAGATCTGTTCGGGGTCGGTTCTCTCCTTCTTTTACTTTCCCTTGCAGTAATGTTTGTGTATCTCTTCATCTAAAAGCTTACACTATATACTTATCTAAAAGTTTAAACTATATACttacatttatttatgtttGAGCCAGTGAGCTTCTCAGTCTCAGTTAATGAAGAGTTTCTCTTGATGTGAGCAGAACTATCTATTGAATTATTAACCAAGCACCCCCCATTCCTACTTTGAGGAGTAGATTAAAGGGCTTATCGCTTCTCTCATTGCTGCTCCCCTTATTGACAACTAGGTAGTCTAGGCACATTCTTAGACAGCTCTTCTCTCGTGTTCGTAGTACCCTAACCCCTAGGAAAATTGAATCCCCGTCGCCTCCTTGTGTTGAATATCCCACATCGGTGGGTATAGCATTTGGTCCTGGACAATCCTTTTCTCTTGAGCTAACTTCTGGAGTTGAGTAATTAGGCCCAAGATCCATTTCTTAATTTATCATAGTAACAGAGCCAGACCCACCCAATCTTGTTTCACCCGATGTTAGGCCCCCATCTTATATTGACCACGTTCCAGATGTCCAATCTTGGGAGTGccgtgtggtggtggtggtggtttggggggggggggggggttcgtTGAATATCCCACATTGGTGGGGATAGGGTCATTTGGTTTCCTTATATGgtctttatcttcttctttctttccaaattcacCTTACATTACCGAACTGGCTTAGTAAAGTAGAAATCATTAGTTGTCACCTGTTCATAGTCAGCAATGCTAGAGGGGTAACTTTGATTGCTCAAGTTGCCCTCTCATGGttgaatatgaaaaaaaattgtttttcatCTAAAATCTTAAACTAATAAACATagaatattatatttatttatttatttatttatttattttatgtttacaATAACCTTTACTTTCTTttgtctacttgttgcttgTGCAATTATAAAACAAGTTTGTTAATATTTTCAGACCCCTTCAGTATAAGATAGAAGATGCAGCTATAGACGTTATACCTCTGCTGTCAAACATTCTAAAAGAGCATATCCCAGTTCTGCTTTTCAGGTAGTTTATTAAGTagtccctctgtttcaatttatttgtttggttttgatttgacacgaaatttaaaaaattaaagaatactttttgaatcttgtggtcttaaaataaatatatatggaaTGTAAGAAAATGCCCTTTAACATGGCATGTGGAAGTTGGAACTAAAGAAACGTCAAAAAAGGTAAGAGATATTCTTATTTATACGGACtagaaaggaaagtaagacaaacaaagtGAAACGGAGGGAATACTAAATATGATCTTCACAATTTTAACAATTTTGCGGTCTAGGTATAAGGtgttttcggttttgttaaaaCTACTACTCTACTAAGATTGTGAATGTTTCGTTTTTCCCTAGTGGAGACCAAGATTCAAAACTACCACTGACCCAAACTCGGAAAATAGCTAAGTTGCTTGCTCAAGATGTAAAGCTAGTTGCTTTTGACAAATATGGTCCTTGGTACGATGGCTTGCAGGTATGTTCCTCTGTTCCTGCATTATTTTCCGGCTTTCTGCTGTGCTTAGTTTGGTTCATACGGGAAAAACTCTTTAAAACGTACAGTAAGAATAGGGTCAAGGTCCAAATATGCCCCTAGACTATACGATCTAGAGAAAATTTACCCTCTGTTAAAAAAGTGTCTCGCTTTTACCCCAATGTTACCAAAATAGCTCAATTTTCCCTTCTGGGCTAGCGACAACAGCATTAAAGGCAAATTTGGACCCTTCATAAAGTTCAAGGACAAATCCGGATCACTGGCAAAGTTCAAAGGCAAATTCATTTTTACCCTAAGCAGTTTGTTTAGATCCTACTGAAGGTAATTAAGTCTCACTAACTATGATAACCATTAAAAGAGGTAGATAAATACATGTCAGAGTACATCAATTTAACTAATTGAACATGTGGgctcttttttcctttaatctGAACTTAATTATGGTTTTTAGTTTATTGTCTTTCGATGTTTATTAttccctccgttccaatttatttgatgatgtttgacttgacacggagtttaagaaataatgaaagatttttGAGACTTGTGttttaaaataagtcatagatatttgtgtgactataaatcatctcattaagggtaaaatgcaTATCTTAAACCTACTAATTCTAAAACTTGGATCATCTCTCTGCTGTTGGG
Coding sequences within it:
- the LOC132032651 gene encoding serine carboxypeptidase-like 45; protein product: MVPWFCVFTIFSSFLFNKSSAELITSLPGQPPNIFFKQYSGYIVTNSQHGRALFYYFVEADSENAASLPLTVWLNGGPGCSSVGYGAFMEHGPFRPGKDGSLVKNKYSWNLESNMLYVDSPIGVGFSYSNTSSDHINWDDAATAKENLQFILNWFEKFPQYRNSEVYITGESYAGHYIPQFAALLLDYNRMSNVKPIKLKSIALGNPLLDIEISVRSAEYLWAHGVISDELLDMQTTICNETRYMLEYIHNDISNECAEVLKLGMEEMGNEIVKDDILLPACVSAGQLRALGNLGTIHEKLYNKVGKIADPCLTEWINLYLNKPEVQKALHANTTYLPYAWEICSGPLQYKIEDAAIDVIPLLSNILKEHIPVLLFSGDQDSKLPLTQTRKIAKLLAQDVKLVAFDKYGPWYDGLQIGGWSQSFGGLRNDANVTYLTFATVRGAAHEVPYTSPSQALTLFRSFLRGYPPPRKSSTIAAQ